The stretch of DNA TGAAACGATCATTTATTGATGCTCTACCATGATCAATACAAGCTAATAATTTTATTTGTTCTTTCGTTTTACTTGCAAAAGCGCTAGTGCTCTCAGCGAGAACAACGTCGGCATCAATATGCATCATGGCAGCTAATTGCTGTAAGGCACCCTCAGCGAAGTCTTTTAACGAGTTTTCTTGGAGTAAGGAAGATGTTGATTTAATGATTCGTTCAAGGCCTATTCGTGTTCGATTTATGGCTGTAATATCTCTATAGGATCGAAGAGCTGCATAGATTACCGTATTTAACTTTTGGTTAGTGAGCTCGGTTTTTTCTTTATAATCATTGATATCGTATTTTTTAATGACCTCATACTCTGGTGCTTGGCCAGGTTGGCCAGTACGCAATATGATCCTAACGTCATGGTTATCTAAATCATTACGAATGTAATCGACGAGCTCCAATCCAGCATTGTCAGTTTCCATTACAACATCAAGTAAAATAACAGCAATGTTGGTTTCTATTTCTAAAATACTTCTGGCTTCCGACGCTGAGTAGGCGTTATAAAAATTAAGCGGTTTATCTGCAAAGGAAAACGATTGTAGCGCTAGTTTAGTTACTGTATGGATACTAGGCTCATCATCAACTATGAGGACTTTCCAACCGTTCAAATCGATTTGGGTTTCGACAAATTCCTCTTGTAATTCTTCCATCGTAAATAAAGGTGCGTCATCGTTACTGGTCATGTCTACTACCTTATGTGGTTATTACATGTAACCTTAGTACCAGTATGTTCAAAGTGACAAGCAAGATCATAATTGACGCTACAAAAATTCGGTAATAGCGAGCTATAATGGCAAATGAATTTAACTAATAGATTGATTCAATGGACAATAAACTGTATTTACAAAAGAAAATGAAGGCTTTAATAGATATATTTTTTCACTTCTTTCTTTTAGGGTGTATTAGCTTTGGTGGGCCTGCGGCGCATATCGGATATTTCCAAAAGACATTTGTCGAAAAGCTTAAGTGGGTGTCGCAAGAACGCTATTCCGGTTACATCGCATTAAGTCAATTTTTGCCAGGTCCAGGTTCAAGTCAGGTTGGCTTTTCGATAGGTTATTCTAAAGGAGGCTTATTAGGTGGTGTCGCCGCCTTTATTGCGTTTACTGCGCCTTCTTTTATGCTCATGCTGATGTTAGCAAAATCTACAGCCATATCGACGACAGCGAGTCCAATTTTTTTGAATGTCGTGTCTATGCTAAAAATTTTAGCGGTAGCTGTTGTTGCTGACGCTATTTTTACTATGTATAAACAGTTCTGCAACAACGCAGCCACCATAGCAGTTACCTTACTCAGCGCGATTTTGCTTTGTATTTACAATAATATAATTATGCAGTTAGCCATCATTAGTATTTCATTACTAGCCGGTTCATTTTTTTACAAAAAATTAACCCTGTCAAACGTAAAAGTTACAACGACTAGAGCCGTGAATAAGGGGTTAGCGAAAGTTAACTGGTTTGTGTTTGGTACGTTTATCCTGTTATTTATTGTGCTGCCGTTGTTGACGCTTTTAGGCCCAAAAATAGCTTTGTTCTCTGATTTTTATCGAGCTGGAAGTTTAGTGTTTGGGGGAGGGCATGTTGTATTACCTATGCTTGAAGACATTATTCAGGGGCAATTAAGTAAAGACACTTTTATTTTTGGTTACGCTGCAGCGCAAGCGATCCCTGGCCCGATGTTTACTTTTGCGACGTTTTTAGGTGCCGAATTATTGTCTGATAATATGTTAGTCGGTGCTTTAATAGCAACGGTAGCCATATTTTTACCTGGATTTTTGTTAATTATTGCTTTTAAAGAATCGTGGCAAAAAATTAGTAAAATAAATCAGGTGGCAGGTGCTATCGCTTGTGTGAACGCCGCGGTTGTTGGGCTATTAATTTCTGCGTTTTATCAGCCGATATTAGTGAGCGCCATTCATAGCTATTTAGATGTTTTAATTGCTGTGGCCGGGTTTTTGGCATTAAGAGTATTGAAAATACCTGTACTATACGTCGTGGTTATTTATATGGTGGTAGGCGTTAGTATTACCATTTTTTAATAAATATTAAATGAGCCTGTTTACAGATAAGTCTTTAGTTAAATAATTACATGCGGTCATGATCAAACTCTGAAACTGGGGCTCTACTATACTGCCGTCATCCATCATTTCCTTTAAATCTGAATTGCTAACGGCAACTATTGACTCAAATTCAAGTTCACTTAAACCGCATTTTAATAGTGCAGTTAAACCCTCGGCGTTAATTTTTATCCAACCGTCTGAGTTATATTGTGGGAGATTTAAAAATTGCTTTTCAGCAACAAGCGTTAACTTAATATTTATTATGTATGACTCGTCTGCATACCAATTTGACGCCAAAGCTTGAAAATTAATCCAAGCTTGTAATTTTTCGATAAGAAAAGACGCACGCTGATCATTTTTGTCAAATATACCATTTGTTGATATTTCGATGGGCAACGCTTCTTTACTATTATTTGCCAATTGATCGAACATGCTAAGCCCTTTCTATTTTAGTAATTCGAGTGGTTTGAGGTACCAACCTTTCCTGATAATGTATCTTTGAGGTTTGAAAGCAAACCACTTGCACCAAATCGATAGTTAGACGACATAACCCATTCTGAACCAAGGATTTGCTCTGCTTGTATAAGGTAAGCCTTTGCATCATCAGCGGTACGGATTCCTCCGGCTGCTTTAAAACCAACTCGGCCACCGTTTTGCTTTATTACATTTAGCATTACATCTGCCGCTTCAAGCGTCGCGTTTACTGGTACTTTTCCAGTTGATGTTTTAATAAAGTCTGCGCCGCAATCTATCGCAAATTCACTGGCTGCTTTTATTGTATTTAAGTCACCTAGCTCACCAGATTCAATGATTACCTTTAACACATTGTGATCTGAACAGGCTTGTTTACTTTGCACTAGTACATCTTCACAGCGCTTCAAATTGCCATTAATAAAATCGTTATAGGGCAAAACTACGTCAATCTCGTCCGCACCGTCAGCAATGGCTTGCTCAGTCTCAGCTATAATTTGGTCGATGTCCTGATCGCCGAGCGGAAAGTTGGTTACCGTTGCAACCTTAACGTCATGCATACCGAGCTGAGTTAGAGTTTTTTTCGCAAGTGCGACAAACTTTGGATAGACACAAACAGCTGCAACATGCCCAAAGTCTGTAATTGTACTATTGCATAACTCGATAATAACGTCGTTAGTATCATCATCATTTAAAGATGTTAAGTCCATCAAGCCTAACGCTTGACGGGCATAGGCTTGATAGTCTTTCATTATGCGTCTGCCAATAAGTCTTGAAGTAAAGTAGTTAGTCGTTTTGCCGCTAATTGACCTTGTTCTAGCGTTTCATCGTGGCTTAGGTTCGTTGCAGATAAGCCGGCAGCTAAATTAGTAATGGTTGAAATAGCACATACCTTTAAGCCACAGTGCCTTGCCACAATCGCTTCTGGTACGGTAGACATACCAACTGCATCAGCGCCAAGCGTTCGCTGTGCTCTAATT from Psychrosphaera aestuarii encodes:
- the chrA gene encoding chromate efflux transporter, whose amino-acid sequence is MDNKLYLQKKMKALIDIFFHFFLLGCISFGGPAAHIGYFQKTFVEKLKWVSQERYSGYIALSQFLPGPGSSQVGFSIGYSKGGLLGGVAAFIAFTAPSFMLMLMLAKSTAISTTASPIFLNVVSMLKILAVAVVADAIFTMYKQFCNNAATIAVTLLSAILLCIYNNIIMQLAIISISLLAGSFFYKKLTLSNVKVTTTRAVNKGLAKVNWFVFGTFILLFIVLPLLTLLGPKIALFSDFYRAGSLVFGGGHVVLPMLEDIIQGQLSKDTFIFGYAAAQAIPGPMFTFATFLGAELLSDNMLVGALIATVAIFLPGFLLIIAFKESWQKISKINQVAGAIACVNAAVVGLLISAFYQPILVSAIHSYLDVLIAVAGFLALRVLKIPVLYVVVIYMVVGVSITIF
- the deoC gene encoding deoxyribose-phosphate aldolase, with product MKDYQAYARQALGLMDLTSLNDDDTNDVIIELCNSTITDFGHVAAVCVYPKFVALAKKTLTQLGMHDVKVATVTNFPLGDQDIDQIIAETEQAIADGADEIDVVLPYNDFINGNLKRCEDVLVQSKQACSDHNVLKVIIESGELGDLNTIKAASEFAIDCGADFIKTSTGKVPVNATLEAADVMLNVIKQNGGRVGFKAAGGIRTADDAKAYLIQAEQILGSEWVMSSNYRFGASGLLSNLKDTLSGKVGTSNHSNY